A window of Ananas comosus cultivar F153 linkage group 11, ASM154086v1, whole genome shotgun sequence genomic DNA:
taaaattaagtaaaacGTAATGTAATCCTCGAGTCGTATAAAATGTTTTTGATAAACCGACGACGGCCTATCGACCATGAGAATTAGATGAGCCTCAATTCGTACTCGCCGGCCATTGTGATGTATCTCACCCACGGGAGGGCCTGGTATCCACTCTTCTCGATGATTTTAAGGTATCGAACCTGCGAAAGTTTAACCACATGAAAcatttttgtattatatattggTGCACTGCATACTATTATATTACAGTTTTTAGATTTCAGAGTACCTGAATGCCAGAAACGGTAAAATAAGGTATCTCAAACTTCACGCGGATCGGGGCTTTTTTCTCGGGGGTTGCTTCCTCTGCAGTTATACTGGGAAGACTAAATTCGGCCCGACACATGTACTCCTAAAAGAGGATTCAGAACTACATTAATATCATGAAGAATCATCACTTGCAGACAAAAGTGGACAAGTCGTTCTATACATTGTCAAGGggaaaacgaaagaaaaaagaaacgaaTGGTGAGATACCTTTCCGCCAGGAAAAGACTTAATTTTCCAGACCAATGCATCATGCTCGGGAGCATATGCAGCAGAACCCATGGAAGTTCTTATATTAGGATGGGTAGCATCGGAAGGTACAGGCACCTCAATTTCCACATTTGTAGCAGTGCTGTTGGAGgaagaataaattaataatattgaatataaatggTTGAACGTTTTGTGGCAAAGACCCGGACCTTCTTTCCTTGAACTGGCTTCTTGCCTTCACCATGAGCTCTATGCGGCTTCTCGAGTGTTTCTCAACTTGAGCTTCTACCCAGATTAAAGGTTTCACCTGAAGAAGGTCGgaagaaaagatgaaataagCCAAAAGAAACTCAATAAACACAGAGGGttttacatttatttaaatatgcAGCGTAAAGTgcagtttcttacaaaaaaaTACCATCACATTAAGATGGTGAGTCATCAAATTCATGAGGAAACTTAGTGTTGTATTACAAAAGTACTTTCCTGTTGATTACCATAAGTAGAAGGGACAAGAGTTAATACATTAAGCTTTTGAGAGATATAGATGAAAATTCACATTTTACAGGGatagatatatatgtaaatagatggTTTTGCAGTgctatatatgtaaatatctgAAGTAAATGTAAGAGCCCCTAAAACTTTCCAAAATCACTGAATAAATAAATGCCAGGTAACCTGAGTACTGAGTCTGTAGGTCATCAGATCGAAAGATCCATCTGGTGGTATGAAGGATATGGTCCTGTCGTTCTCAAATCTCGCCAGACGCACACACCTTCAAGGAAAGTAAGCAGTTAAATCTCAAGCCTAGAATACAAGAAATAGGAAGAAAACAAGTTTCAAGGAGGAATACTACTTACTGATGGAACTTAATATCATCGAGATCAATAGCTTTTCCCTTTGTTGCTCGCCCTTGGGCTTCCAGAAGAACCCTATCATTCAGCCCAAGTTTACACTCAGGCATTCCACTGCATAAAAAGCAAATAATTAGCTATTTCGTTTCGTAAAGAATTCTTTTGAGCAGAAACAGTGCTTGTCAAGACAACCAATGTAAGGAAATAcctcaaatttataaaaattcatttGCCACATTGTTGATGCTGATTGTACCAAAACAAAAACACGAAGGAACATGCTATCTAGCAGATATCGAGGTAATACATATAAAGGATAAACATGAAATAGGAACCAGACGAATGATCAATATTTAGCATATGATCTTCCATGGTTAAGGGAAAACATGATTCATTAGAATCCAGGTCGACCTGTTTGAATCATTCTGGGATGAACTGAACTACTGAAGCCCTGCTTTAAATAATCACTGGTAGGaatcttttttcaaaaagtgTAGTTTGCATCCTAATGACTTACACTGATTGATCGCTTTTCAGAAGGGGTTTCTCAGTTACTAGTGGAGAAAAAATGGTCATAAAACACATATTTGAGAATTGATAACATATTCGGGTGTTTCGAACATCTACTGCACACAACATTTTAATAAGCATTACTAGCTTAGAATCTCCGTCAGTTTTTGTAGTACTTAATCCTTCCATTTACAACTTCTCTCACTATCTCCGGAGTTAGTTGAGTTCTCCAGGCAAAGCCATGGCTTAGAAGCCAGACTTCCTCATAGGGTTAAGTGGTAGACCAGACACCTAAGAATTTGCCTAGGAACAAGAAGAAACACAAACTTGAATGATACTTCAATTGTATATGTGAAAAAAGTCTCACTAgtaattagtttttaaaaaaaaaggaaaaaaaaaaaaaccaacaaaggTGGTGTTTCATTGCACATGAAAGAgactcaaaatacaaaaatagtTTTCGGGGTAGAAAAGGATCTTCCCACCTGTTTGGTTCCATGTAAAATACTACTTGGTCGAACAAATTCTACATATCTTAGGGAAAACATCTGTTCTGGTATTTCAGATTTTATCTAAAGAGAACACGAACTGAAAACTAAAAGCACATTTTTTCCCTTTGCTCTCTCTCACTACAATAAACATTCACAAAGTAAGCATATTCAGAGAGAAGAGAGACAGAATAATCATACATAAGCACTGAATACAATAGCAAACTAGCAATATAACACGAAAGTGTTTAGAAGGTGAAATTATAGTACCCATAGAAACAAAGAAAGGCAGCACATGAATAAAAATTCTACATAAGAGACTTGAGACTATTCAAACCTAACATATCAAGAGTCGCAACCCTCAAATGCGCCTCGCTGCACCTTGGGTATATCAAGGTACAGGGGCTTGCATTTCATGCCATGGTAAGGCTTGCATTTCATGCCTGCGCACGCACCTCAGGCACACCTTTTCGGATATAGTCGACAACCTTACAGTTTTGTGAACACACGTTATTgagttaaatcaaaattaagatGCCAAACATTaaatgttaatttcaatttattgaGCCATTCATTGCTTAAGGACATTCAAAGGTTACACAAGCTTGAAAGACGATCTATGAGACATTATTTCCATAGTATAATGTCTTCATGAATAATCATGCAACTTGGAGCCCATCGGAAGGTCTAACGATGAGGAAACAAACCCTTAGCTACAAAGGTGCTTTGTTGTTTACAGATGGAAAAGTTAGCAATCCATAAGCGTTTTAAAGGAGGTTGGACAGAAACTAAAAGTTGGTAGCTTCTTCCAGTTCTagataatattaaaaagagaaagaaggaaataCCTCAAATATGTCCTCATTTTTAATGCCCCGACTACATCTGAGCGGATAATCTGTCCATTGCTGTTAACAAGAATGTTAACACTTTCCACCACATCCAAGAACACCTGATAGAAAAAGAATTGACATCAGTAACTAGTTTCATATGATGAATGCTAATCTTCGGCAGTCCCCAAGGACCTCAACAAAAGATAAGTAAAACCTACTTCATTTTTCTTGTACCGAATCCCTTCACTGCGCCATGACACAGCATTTGTTACAGCCATCGGAGGCCTCTGTGTTACTTCCATCCTGTACGCATCTGTCTTAATGAACTCACTGAGAATCTTAGCTTCTGTATATTGCGGGTACCCAAAGTCCATCATTTCATCCAGCAACTCATACTGCCCATATCATTACAACATATGACTAAATCCATATCTAAACATATCAAAATGTGAGAAAAGAATCAACCAAAGAAAATTTGAAGATCTTGTCCTTACCACAACAACAAAATTATCTCTTAAAGATTCCTCTTCCAACTCCTCGAAATAATGCTTAAAGACCTGCATAGCTACCAAATCTCTTACAAACAAGCTTACAATGGCTAATGCTTAATACTGAATAAAGAAAACTGAAATCAACATCTGCAACAGTAATTAATCGCTAATATTGCTACTTACATCGACGACTCGGTGCAGAAATAGAAGAATACTAGCAGCATTGCAGTTCTGCCTTGCGGCAGTCATCAGGAACACATTATTGTGCTGTATGAACATGTAGGTCACCCCATTATCGTATACCACCGGTGAGTGCGACTCTGGATCAGCCTGACCACAAGATCTCAGTGTAAATTGTAATGTTTTGAAGTGAACAAATTGAATGGCATTGAAAATGGTAAACTCTTATGACCTTCCATTCAGAAATCTATTGACATGATGATTTTTCTGTTCCTCGTGTTGGTTATTTACATCGAGACTTGTCACTTCACTTTGATACATACAAAGAAGCATCTTaactaaggatttaagtgtcgtggcatggGATCGTGCCAAAAACTTGTCAACACGGTACGGCAtgggtcacaaaaaatacatgtgtgccgacacataatgacatgaaatatttattttttaagcaaCATAAttttctaattgcttattatgtatcttt
This region includes:
- the LOC109717620 gene encoding AP-1 complex subunit mu-2 — translated: MAGAVSALFLLDIKGRVLVWRDYRGDVSAVQAERFFTKLIEKEADPESHSPVVYDNGVTYMFIQHNNVFLMTAARQNCNAASILLFLHRVVDVFKHYFEELEEESLRDNFVVVYELLDEMMDFGYPQYTEAKILSEFIKTDAYRMEVTQRPPMAVTNAVSWRSEGIRYKKNEVFLDVVESVNILVNSNGQIIRSDVVGALKMRTYLSGMPECKLGLNDRVLLEAQGRATKGKAIDLDDIKFHQCVRLARFENDRTISFIPPDGSFDLMTYRLSTQVKPLIWVEAQVEKHSRSRIELMVKARSQFKERSTATNVEIEVPVPSDATHPNIRTSMGSAAYAPEHDALVWKIKSFPGGKEYMCRAEFSLPSITAEEATPEKKAPIRVKFEIPYFTVSGIQVRYLKIIEKSGYQALPWVRYITMAGEYELRLI